From one Streptomyces sp. Q6 genomic stretch:
- a CDS encoding zinc-dependent alcohol dehydrogenase family protein, whose amino-acid sequence MTHTTLPATARAVLFHELGGPDVLHIEDVPLRSPGPAELLIRVKALGLNRAEALFRSGEYYYLPTLPGSRLGYEASGVVEAVGDQVTGFRPGDLVTTGPGIEMGAQGVYGDRIVLPETAVVPRHSSVDAITGAAAWLTYTTAYGGMVETGGLRPGDHVVITGASSGVGTAAIQVARRIGAIPVATTRTAAKKQALLDLGAEHVVVTDGDDLAKEVRRITGDGADLLFDAIGGPDLPHHAAALRKRGTIVVYGWLNGTIAFPMNWPQTIHTYANFDLPEDGRRRAEAFLDAGLRDGGLRPPIAEVFDGLDRIRDAHRLMESNTHTGKIVVTL is encoded by the coding sequence ATGACCCACACCACGCTTCCCGCCACCGCCCGCGCCGTCCTCTTCCACGAACTCGGCGGCCCCGACGTCCTGCACATCGAGGACGTACCACTGCGCAGCCCCGGTCCCGCCGAACTCCTCATCCGCGTCAAGGCGTTGGGTCTCAACCGCGCGGAGGCGCTGTTCCGCTCGGGCGAGTACTACTACCTGCCGACGCTCCCCGGATCGCGGCTCGGCTACGAGGCGTCCGGCGTCGTCGAGGCCGTCGGCGACCAGGTCACCGGCTTCCGGCCCGGCGACCTCGTGACGACGGGCCCCGGCATCGAGATGGGCGCGCAGGGCGTCTACGGCGACCGGATCGTGCTGCCCGAGACGGCGGTCGTGCCGCGGCACTCCTCCGTCGACGCGATCACCGGGGCCGCGGCCTGGCTCACGTACACGACGGCTTATGGCGGCATGGTCGAGACGGGCGGTCTGCGCCCCGGCGACCACGTCGTCATCACCGGCGCCTCCAGCGGAGTCGGCACCGCCGCGATCCAGGTGGCCCGGCGGATCGGCGCGATCCCCGTCGCCACGACCCGCACCGCGGCGAAGAAGCAGGCCCTGCTCGACCTCGGAGCCGAGCACGTCGTCGTCACCGACGGCGACGACCTGGCGAAGGAGGTCCGGCGGATCACCGGAGACGGCGCCGACCTCCTCTTCGACGCGATCGGCGGACCCGACCTCCCGCACCACGCCGCGGCGTTGCGCAAGCGCGGCACGATCGTGGTCTACGGCTGGCTGAACGGGACCATCGCCTTCCCGATGAACTGGCCGCAGACCATCCACACCTACGCCAACTTCGACCTGCCCGAGGACGGCAGGCGCCGCGCCGAGGCGTTCCTCGACGCGGGCCTGCGCGACGGGGGCCTGCGCCCGCCGATCGCGGAGGTCTTCGACGGCCTCGACCGCATCCGGGACGCGCACCGCCTGATGGAGTCGAACACCCACACCGGAAAGATCGTCGTCACTCTTTGA
- a CDS encoding NADPH-dependent F420 reductase, which produces MTGTRTPEGLSTMKIGIIGAGNIGGNLTRRFTAAGHDVHVANSRGPQTLTALAEETGATPATLEDAVRDAQVVVVTIPLKAVPNLPKGLLDTAAPDVTVIDTGNYYPQQRDGKIEGIEDEGLTESRWTERQLGHQVVKVFNGTYAADLLDKPRPQGDPARVALPIASDDTAAKQVVTSLLDEIGFDAVDAGGQDESWRQQPGTPVYGLAADAASVRKALDEASPTRTAEWRA; this is translated from the coding sequence GTGACCGGAACGCGAACTCCTGAAGGGCTGAGCACCATGAAGATCGGCATCATCGGCGCGGGCAACATCGGCGGCAACCTCACCCGGCGCTTCACCGCCGCGGGACACGACGTGCACGTCGCGAACTCCCGCGGCCCGCAGACCCTCACCGCGCTCGCCGAGGAGACCGGCGCGACGCCCGCCACCCTGGAGGACGCGGTACGCGACGCGCAGGTCGTGGTCGTCACCATCCCGCTCAAGGCCGTACCGAACCTCCCCAAGGGCCTCCTGGACACGGCCGCTCCCGATGTCACCGTCATCGACACCGGCAACTACTACCCCCAGCAGCGCGACGGGAAGATCGAGGGCATCGAGGACGAGGGCCTCACCGAGAGCCGCTGGACGGAGCGCCAGCTCGGCCACCAGGTCGTCAAGGTCTTCAACGGCACGTACGCCGCCGACCTCCTCGACAAGCCCCGCCCGCAGGGCGACCCGGCCCGCGTCGCCCTGCCGATCGCGAGCGACGACACCGCCGCCAAGCAGGTCGTGACGTCCCTCCTCGACGAGATCGGCTTCGACGCGGTCGACGCCGGCGGGCAGGACGAATCCTGGCGCCAGCAGCCCGGCACCCCCGTCTACGGCCTGGCCGCCGACGCGGCGTCCGTGCGCAAGGCCCTCGACGAGGCATCCCCGACCCGCACCGCCGAGTGGCGCGCCTGA
- a CDS encoding glycoside hydrolase family 25 protein, translating to MIRGIDVSSHQSTFDADGLAFVFIKATEGRSYVNPRLAAQTKRARDAGCVVGFYHFLWPGNLTAQAEYFVSRAPEKSGDLLAVDWETTGEGTRASNAEKDRFIKEVKRLRPGHRVLLYCNRDYWLNRDTTSYAGDGLWIADYVTAGKPRIKADWVIHQYTDRPLDKDVADFASAQALREWATP from the coding sequence ATGATCCGTGGAATCGACGTCAGTTCGCACCAGTCCACGTTCGACGCGGACGGCCTGGCGTTCGTCTTCATCAAGGCGACGGAGGGCCGTTCGTACGTCAATCCGCGGCTGGCCGCCCAGACGAAGCGGGCCCGTGACGCGGGCTGTGTCGTCGGCTTCTACCACTTCCTGTGGCCCGGGAACCTCACGGCGCAGGCCGAGTACTTCGTGAGCAGAGCCCCTGAGAAATCGGGAGACTTGCTGGCCGTGGACTGGGAGACGACGGGAGAGGGCACGCGGGCTTCGAATGCGGAGAAGGACCGGTTCATCAAAGAGGTGAAGCGGCTGCGTCCGGGCCATCGGGTGCTGCTCTACTGCAACCGCGACTACTGGCTGAACAGGGACACGACGTCCTACGCCGGTGACGGGCTCTGGATCGCCGACTACGTCACCGCGGGCAAGCCGCGCATCAAGGCGGACTGGGTGATCCACCAGTACACGGACCGGCCCCTCGACAAGGACGTGGCCGACTTCGCGAGCGCGCAGGCGCTGCGCGAGTGGGCCACGCCCTGA
- a CDS encoding L,D-transpeptidase yields the protein MGRRKGTGIGIALVTVAALTGVSACGGGSDDAAGGHDGKGAGKGKASASAKPSPTKPKGPPMLLETITPQTGAKVGVAMPISVVFTNPVAAKARAGVEKHMKVSASQPVEGAWHWFGDKRADWRPKEYWPSGTKVKVVADMEGVSNGNGRYGVHDYTHTFTVGDDVRAAVSVSGHTMKVTRNNATLRTLSINAGSAEYPTWNGTMAVIDKQEKVHMTSCSVGISCDKGSPNYYDLTLPWDVHLTQSGTYVHYSTGDPNPGSGSARGSHGCVHLSMSDAKWFYQQVKQGDPVTITGSPRAKAPADNGYAAFNLSWDQWLAGSASGESAAANL from the coding sequence GTGGGACGGCGCAAGGGCACTGGCATAGGAATCGCGCTCGTGACGGTCGCGGCGCTGACAGGCGTGAGCGCCTGCGGCGGCGGGAGCGATGACGCGGCGGGCGGGCACGACGGGAAGGGGGCGGGCAAGGGGAAGGCGAGCGCGAGCGCCAAGCCGTCGCCGACCAAGCCCAAGGGCCCGCCGATGCTCCTGGAGACGATCACCCCGCAGACCGGCGCCAAGGTCGGCGTGGCCATGCCGATCTCGGTGGTGTTCACCAACCCCGTGGCGGCGAAGGCCCGCGCAGGCGTCGAGAAGCACATGAAGGTGAGCGCCTCGCAGCCGGTGGAGGGCGCCTGGCACTGGTTCGGCGACAAGCGCGCCGACTGGCGCCCGAAGGAGTACTGGCCCTCCGGTACGAAGGTGAAGGTCGTCGCCGACATGGAGGGCGTCAGCAACGGCAACGGCCGGTACGGCGTCCACGACTACACGCACACGTTCACCGTCGGCGACGACGTCCGCGCCGCCGTCTCCGTCAGCGGCCACACCATGAAGGTCACCAGGAACAACGCGACCCTGCGCACCCTGTCCATCAACGCGGGCAGCGCCGAGTACCCCACCTGGAACGGCACGATGGCCGTCATCGACAAGCAGGAGAAGGTCCACATGACCTCGTGCAGCGTCGGTATCAGCTGCGACAAGGGCAGCCCCAACTACTACGACCTGACGCTGCCCTGGGACGTCCACCTCACGCAGTCCGGCACCTACGTCCACTACTCGACCGGCGACCCGAACCCGGGCAGCGGCAGCGCGCGCGGCTCGCACGGCTGCGTGCACCTGTCGATGTCCGACGCCAAGTGGTTCTACCAGCAGGTCAAGCAGGGCGACCCGGTCACGATCACCGGCTCCCCGCGCGCCAAGGCCCCCGCCGACAACGGCTACGCGGCCTTCAACCTGAGCTGGGACCAGTGGCTCGCGGGCAGCGCGTCGGGGGAGTCCGCGGCAGCGAACCTCTGA
- a CDS encoding L-serine ammonia-lyase, translating into MAISVFDLFSIGIGPSSSHTVGPMRAARMFARRLKNEGLLDRTVSIRSELYGSLGATGHGHGTPKAVLLGLEGESPRTVDVEHADERVEAIKESRRINLLGVHEIGFDFDDDLILHRRETLTYHANGMTLWAYDADGKELLTKTYYSVGGGFVVDETVLSHEGVAGENPIVPDDTVLKYPFRTGDELLRLTRETGLSIPALMLENEKAWRTEDEIRAGLLELWRVMQACVSRGMSREGILPGGLKVRRRAAGSARKLRAEGDPLAHSMEWITLYAMAVNEENAAGGRVVTAPTNGAAGIIPAVLHYYMNFVPGADEEGVVRFLLSAGAIGMLFKENASISGAEVGCQGEVGSACSMAAGALAEVLGGSPEQVENAAEIGMEHNLGLTCDPVGGLVQIPCIERNGMAAVKAVTAAKMAMRGDGSHKVSLDKVIKTMKETGADMSVKYKETARGGLAVNIIEC; encoded by the coding sequence GTGGCCATCTCGGTCTTCGACCTGTTCTCGATCGGCATCGGCCCGTCCAGCTCCCACACGGTCGGCCCGATGCGCGCCGCCCGCATGTTCGCGCGACGCCTGAAGAACGAGGGGCTGCTCGACCGCACCGTCTCGATACGCTCCGAGCTCTACGGCTCGCTCGGCGCGACCGGCCACGGGCACGGCACCCCCAAGGCGGTGCTGCTCGGCCTGGAGGGCGAGTCCCCCCGCACCGTCGACGTGGAGCACGCCGACGAGCGCGTGGAGGCGATCAAGGAGTCCCGCCGGATCAATCTGCTCGGCGTGCACGAGATCGGCTTCGACTTCGACGACGACCTGATCCTGCACCGCCGCGAGACCCTGACCTACCACGCGAACGGCATGACGCTGTGGGCGTACGACGCCGACGGCAAGGAGCTGCTCACCAAGACGTACTACTCGGTGGGCGGCGGCTTCGTCGTCGACGAGACCGTGCTTTCTCACGAGGGCGTCGCGGGCGAGAACCCGATCGTGCCGGACGACACCGTCCTGAAGTACCCGTTCCGTACGGGTGACGAGCTGCTGCGCCTCACCCGCGAGACCGGCCTGTCGATCCCCGCGCTGATGCTGGAGAACGAGAAGGCCTGGCGCACCGAGGACGAGATCCGGGCCGGCCTGCTGGAACTGTGGCGCGTGATGCAGGCGTGCGTGTCTCGCGGCATGTCCCGCGAGGGCATCCTGCCCGGCGGCCTCAAGGTCCGCCGCCGCGCGGCCGGTTCGGCCCGCAAGCTGCGCGCCGAGGGCGATCCGCTGGCCCACTCCATGGAGTGGATCACGCTGTACGCGATGGCGGTCAACGAGGAGAACGCGGCGGGCGGCCGGGTCGTCACCGCGCCGACGAACGGCGCGGCCGGCATCATCCCCGCGGTCCTGCACTACTACATGAACTTCGTGCCCGGCGCCGATGAGGAGGGCGTGGTCCGCTTCCTGCTCTCCGCGGGCGCCATCGGCATGCTCTTCAAGGAGAACGCCTCGATCTCCGGCGCCGAGGTCGGCTGCCAGGGCGAGGTCGGCTCGGCCTGCTCGATGGCGGCGGGCGCGCTCGCCGAGGTCCTCGGCGGCTCCCCCGAGCAGGTGGAGAACGCGGCCGAGATCGGCATGGAGCACAACCTCGGCCTGACCTGCGATCCCGTCGGCGGCCTCGTCCAGATCCCGTGCATCGAGCGCAACGGCATGGCGGCGGTCAAGGCCGTCACCGCGGCCAAGATGGCGATGCGCGGCGACGGCAGCCACAAGGTCTCCCTCGACAAGGTCATCAAGACCATGAAGGAGACCGGGGCCGACATGTCCGTCAAGTACAAGGAGACGGCGCGGGGCGGGCTCGCCGTCAACATCATCGAGTGCTGA
- the glyA gene encoding serine hydroxymethyltransferase: MTEKSVLNESLHALDPEIAVAVDAELKRQQSTLEMIASENFAPVAVMEAQGSVLTNKYAEGYPGRRYYGGCEHVDVTEQIAIDRVKELFGAEYANVQPHSGASANQAALFALAKPGDTILGLDLAHGGHLTHGMRLNFSGKQFEVVPYHVDDNGLVDMAEVERLAKEHRPKVIIAGWSAYPRQLDFAEFRRIADEVEAYLWVDMAHFAGLVAAGLHPNPVPYADVVTSTTHKTLGGPRGGIILAKKDFAKKLNSSVFPGFQGGPLEHVIAAKAVSFKVAASADFKERQARTIEGAQILAERLTSEDARAHGVNVLSGGTDVHLVLVDLRDSELDGQQAEDRLHAVGITVNRNAVPNDPRPPMVTSGLRIGTPALATRGFDADDFREVADVIALALQPSYDVEALKARVTALADKHPLYPGL, from the coding sequence ATGACTGAGAAGTCCGTCCTGAACGAGTCCCTGCACGCCCTCGACCCGGAGATCGCCGTCGCGGTCGACGCCGAGCTGAAGCGCCAGCAGTCGACCCTGGAAATGATCGCGTCGGAGAACTTCGCCCCGGTCGCCGTCATGGAGGCCCAGGGTTCGGTCCTCACCAACAAGTACGCGGAGGGCTACCCCGGCCGCCGCTACTACGGCGGCTGCGAGCACGTCGACGTCACCGAGCAGATCGCGATCGACCGGGTGAAGGAGCTGTTCGGCGCCGAGTACGCCAACGTGCAGCCGCACTCGGGCGCCTCCGCGAACCAGGCCGCCCTCTTCGCGCTCGCCAAGCCCGGCGACACGATCCTCGGCCTGGACCTGGCGCACGGCGGTCACCTCACGCACGGCATGCGCCTGAACTTCTCCGGCAAGCAGTTCGAGGTCGTCCCGTACCACGTGGACGACAACGGCCTGGTCGACATGGCCGAGGTCGAGCGGCTCGCCAAGGAGCACCGCCCGAAGGTGATCATCGCGGGCTGGAGCGCCTACCCGCGCCAGCTCGACTTCGCCGAGTTCCGTCGCATCGCCGACGAGGTCGAGGCGTACCTGTGGGTCGACATGGCGCACTTCGCGGGCCTGGTGGCCGCGGGCCTGCACCCCAACCCGGTGCCGTACGCCGACGTCGTCACGTCCACGACGCACAAGACGCTCGGCGGTCCGCGCGGCGGCATCATCCTCGCCAAGAAGGACTTCGCGAAGAAGCTGAACTCGTCCGTCTTCCCGGGCTTCCAGGGCGGCCCCCTGGAGCACGTGATCGCGGCGAAGGCCGTCTCCTTCAAGGTCGCCGCCTCGGCGGACTTCAAGGAGCGCCAGGCCCGCACGATCGAGGGCGCCCAGATCCTCGCCGAGCGCCTGACCTCGGAGGACGCCCGCGCCCACGGCGTGAACGTGCTCTCCGGCGGCACGGACGTGCACCTGGTCCTCGTCGACCTGCGCGACTCCGAGCTCGACGGCCAGCAGGCCGAGGACCGCCTCCACGCGGTCGGCATCACGGTCAACCGCAACGCCGTCCCGAACGACCCGCGCCCGCCGATGGTGACGTCCGGGCTCCGGATCGGTACGCCGGCCCTCGCCACCCGCGGCTTCGACGCCGACGACTTCCGCGAGGTCGCCGACGTCATCGCGCTCGCGCTCCAGCCGTCGTACGACGTCGAGGCGCTCAAGGCCCGGGTGACCGCTCTGGCCGACAAGCACCCGCTGTACCCCGGCCTGTAG
- the gcvH gene encoding glycine cleavage system protein GcvH, with protein MSNPQQLRYSKEHEWLSAVEDGVATVGITEHAANALGDIVFVQLPEVGDTLTAGETCGELESTKSVSDLYSPVSGEVVEANQDVVDDPALVNSAPFEGGWLFKVRLADEPKDLLTADEYTEFSGS; from the coding sequence ATGAGCAACCCCCAGCAGCTGCGTTACAGCAAGGAGCACGAGTGGCTGTCGGCCGTCGAGGACGGCGTGGCGACGGTCGGCATCACGGAGCACGCGGCCAACGCGCTCGGTGACATCGTGTTCGTCCAGCTTCCCGAGGTCGGCGACACCCTCACCGCGGGCGAGACCTGCGGTGAGCTGGAGTCCACCAAGTCGGTCTCCGACCTGTACTCCCCCGTCAGCGGCGAGGTCGTCGAGGCCAACCAGGACGTCGTGGACGACCCGGCCCTGGTCAACTCGGCCCCGTTCGAGGGCGGCTGGCTGTTCAAGGTCCGGCTGGCCGACGAGCCGAAGGACCTGCTCACCGCCGACGAGTACACCGAGTTCTCCGGGAGCTGA
- the gcvT gene encoding glycine cleavage system aminomethyltransferase GcvT has product MTPTSPRLTSLDALHRSLGATMTDFAGWDMPLRYGSERDEHNAVRTKAGLFDLSHMGEITVTGPAAVDLLNHALVGNIGSVGVGRARYTMICREDGGILDDLIVYRLEESTYMVVANAGNAQVVLDALTERAAGFDAEVRDDRDAYALIAVQGPHSPAIVKSVTDADLDGLKYYAGLPGTVAGVEALIARTGYTGEDGFELFVSPADAEKLWQALTEAGAEYGLIPCGLSCRDTLRLEAGMPLYGHELTTDLTPFDAGLGRVVKFEKTSPHEHSDDFVGREALVAAAARAESNPPRKLVGLIAEGRRVPRAGMPVVADGQVIGEVTSGAPSPTLGKPIAIAYVDAAHAEPGTAGVGVDIRGTHEPYEVVALPFYKRQK; this is encoded by the coding sequence ATGACGCCCACATCCCCTCGCCTGACGTCCCTCGACGCCCTGCATCGTTCGCTCGGCGCCACGATGACCGACTTCGCCGGCTGGGACATGCCCCTGCGCTACGGCAGCGAGCGTGACGAGCACAACGCCGTCCGTACGAAGGCCGGCCTGTTCGACCTCTCCCACATGGGCGAGATCACCGTCACCGGACCGGCCGCCGTCGACCTTCTGAACCACGCGCTGGTCGGCAACATCGGTTCCGTCGGTGTCGGCCGCGCCCGCTACACGATGATCTGCCGCGAGGACGGCGGCATCCTCGACGACCTGATCGTCTACCGGCTCGAAGAGAGCACGTACATGGTCGTCGCCAACGCGGGCAACGCGCAGGTCGTCCTCGACGCCCTCACCGAGCGCGCCGCCGGGTTCGACGCCGAGGTCCGCGACGACCGGGACGCGTACGCGCTGATCGCCGTGCAGGGCCCGCACTCCCCCGCCATCGTGAAGTCCGTCACGGACGCCGACCTGGACGGCCTGAAGTACTACGCGGGGCTGCCCGGCACCGTCGCCGGCGTCGAGGCGCTCATCGCGCGCACCGGCTACACCGGCGAGGACGGCTTCGAGCTGTTCGTCTCCCCGGCCGACGCGGAGAAGCTGTGGCAGGCGCTCACCGAGGCGGGCGCGGAGTACGGCCTGATCCCCTGCGGCCTGTCCTGCCGCGACACGCTGCGCCTGGAGGCGGGCATGCCGCTGTACGGGCACGAGCTCACCACCGACCTCACCCCCTTCGACGCCGGTCTGGGCCGGGTCGTGAAGTTCGAGAAGACCTCCCCCCACGAGCACAGCGACGACTTCGTGGGCCGCGAGGCCCTCGTCGCCGCCGCCGCGCGCGCCGAGTCGAACCCGCCGCGCAAGCTCGTCGGCCTGATCGCCGAGGGCCGCCGAGTGCCGCGCGCCGGGATGCCGGTCGTCGCCGACGGACAGGTGATCGGCGAGGTCACCTCCGGCGCCCCGTCCCCGACCCTCGGCAAGCCGATCGCCATCGCGTACGTCGACGCCGCGCACGCCGAGCCGGGCACCGCGGGCGTGGGCGTGGACATCCGCGGTACGCATGAGCCGTACGAGGTCGTCGCGCTGCCGTTCTACAAGCGTCAGAAGTAG
- a CDS encoding AAA family ATPase, whose translation MAGVRVPRQRSVRDLRGRDGRTPRRIGFAAGDLVVLSGLPGSGKSTLMRRAVQVVRIDSQDTRERWAARLPGVPYALYRPLVRIAHYVGLRRAMRSGASVVVHDCGTQAWVRRWVTRTAGRRGASVHLMVLDVPPDTALEGQRDRGRGVSRYAFARHRRAVGALVTSTERGDLPAGIESAVLLDRAATDALNGITFQQD comes from the coding sequence GTGGCGGGTGTGCGGGTCCCGCGCCAGCGCTCGGTGCGGGACCTGCGCGGCCGCGACGGCCGCACTCCGCGTCGGATCGGTTTCGCCGCGGGGGATCTGGTGGTCCTGTCGGGGCTGCCCGGCAGCGGCAAGTCGACGCTGATGCGGCGGGCCGTCCAGGTCGTGCGCATCGACTCGCAGGACACCCGCGAGCGCTGGGCCGCGCGGCTGCCGGGCGTGCCGTACGCGCTGTACCGGCCCCTCGTCCGTATCGCGCACTACGTGGGCCTGCGGCGGGCCATGCGCTCGGGCGCCAGCGTCGTCGTGCACGACTGCGGCACCCAGGCGTGGGTGCGGCGCTGGGTGACGCGCACGGCGGGGCGGCGCGGCGCGTCCGTCCACCTGATGGTCCTCGACGTGCCGCCGGACACCGCCCTCGAAGGCCAGCGCGACCGCGGCCGGGGCGTGTCCCGGTACGCGTTCGCACGGCACCGCAGGGCGGTCGGCGCGCTGGTGACGTCGACCGAGCGGGGCGATCTGCCGGCGGGCATCGAGTCGGCGGTGCTGCTCGACCGCGCCGCGACGGACGCGCTCAACGGCATCACGTTCCAGCAGGACTGA
- a CDS encoding enhanced serine sensitivity protein SseB has translation MEDPTNPGLPGLAEQGHGHAPSHEGAHGHPSQGWPANELEEVLAAALGRPEAGGRIVEVLGRSPVWIPLPKGGSAANRDLDLPTVEIQGQAYVPVFSSEQQFMQVTGGRMDCAVAPAVEFARGLPAQVGIAVNPDGTIGVPLPPPAVAQLARGNRTPLDGASTGGRVVLSEPDWQDDPVDFLSAVREEFAATGVVLSARRCLAVVEDADPSLFVGVELAGWEGGARDLPLDALGRALGRAPVGWPVNLVFLDVTQDPVADWMRAQVRPFYVREA, from the coding sequence ATGGAAGACCCAACGAACCCGGGCCTCCCGGGCCTGGCCGAGCAGGGGCACGGTCACGCCCCGAGCCACGAGGGCGCGCACGGCCACCCGTCGCAGGGCTGGCCCGCGAACGAGCTGGAGGAGGTCCTCGCCGCGGCGCTCGGCCGCCCCGAGGCCGGCGGCCGCATCGTCGAGGTCCTCGGCCGCAGCCCCGTCTGGATCCCGCTGCCCAAGGGCGGCAGCGCCGCCAACCGCGACCTCGACCTGCCCACGGTGGAGATCCAGGGCCAGGCATACGTGCCCGTCTTCAGCTCCGAGCAGCAGTTCATGCAGGTCACCGGCGGCCGGATGGACTGCGCCGTGGCACCGGCCGTCGAGTTCGCGCGCGGCCTGCCCGCCCAGGTCGGCATCGCCGTGAACCCGGACGGCACGATCGGCGTCCCGCTGCCGCCGCCCGCCGTGGCCCAGCTGGCCCGCGGCAACCGCACCCCGCTGGACGGCGCGTCCACCGGCGGCCGGGTCGTGCTCTCCGAGCCGGACTGGCAGGACGACCCCGTCGACTTCCTCTCGGCGGTGCGCGAGGAGTTCGCCGCGACCGGCGTCGTGCTGAGTGCCCGGCGCTGCCTGGCCGTCGTCGAGGACGCGGACCCGTCCCTGTTCGTCGGCGTGGAACTGGCCGGGTGGGAGGGCGGCGCGCGCGACCTGCCCCTGGACGCGCTCGGCCGCGCACTGGGCCGCGCGCCGGTCGGCTGGCCGGTGAACCTCGTCTTCCTCGACGTCACGCAGGACCCGGTCGCGGACTGGATGCGCGCACAGGTGCGTCCGTTCTACGTACGAGAAGCGTGA
- a CDS encoding enhanced serine sensitivity protein SseB C-terminal domain-containing protein, producing MSASGTAAAGQVEHMLRQVTPGRYDAYEALLQALADPTAGQVWMLLWHGQAGSPDAQYGNMDVDGFSYAPCVTSAQELSASGWSRAYEVVSGVDAARTLYPDHYGLWLNPHAPGGGVGIPWLDLRRIAGGLDRQPAGPLRLSEPTIEIPQFYAVLAQNAHRTTAIRSLRRAWVQPALGAPYLAIGLDVYDTSPASVDAVRAMMQQSVPAVPDGLPVSTVAMSDEYDPVAMWLRAQARPFYDREAHAAPAAPAGGYGYPPPYGASY from the coding sequence GTGAGTGCGTCGGGCACGGCCGCGGCCGGACAGGTCGAGCACATGCTGCGCCAGGTGACCCCCGGGCGCTACGACGCCTATGAGGCGCTGCTTCAGGCCCTCGCCGACCCGACGGCCGGGCAGGTCTGGATGCTCCTCTGGCACGGCCAGGCGGGATCGCCCGACGCCCAGTACGGGAACATGGACGTGGACGGTTTCTCCTACGCCCCCTGCGTCACCTCCGCCCAGGAGCTCTCCGCGTCCGGCTGGTCGCGTGCGTACGAGGTGGTCAGCGGTGTCGACGCGGCCCGCACCCTCTACCCCGACCACTACGGCCTGTGGCTCAACCCGCACGCGCCCGGCGGCGGCGTCGGCATCCCCTGGCTCGACCTGCGGCGCATCGCCGGCGGCCTCGACCGGCAGCCCGCGGGGCCGCTGCGGCTGAGCGAGCCGACGATCGAGATCCCCCAGTTCTACGCGGTGCTGGCGCAGAACGCGCACCGCACCACCGCGATCCGCTCGCTGCGCCGCGCCTGGGTGCAGCCCGCGCTCGGTGCCCCGTACCTGGCGATCGGGCTCGACGTCTACGACACGTCTCCCGCTTCCGTGGACGCGGTGCGCGCGATGATGCAGCAGTCCGTGCCCGCGGTGCCGGACGGACTGCCCGTCTCGACCGTCGCGATGTCGGACGAGTACGACCCGGTCGCGATGTGGCTGCGCGCGCAGGCCCGGCCGTTCTACGACCGCGAGGCGCACGCGGCGCCGGCGGCCCCGGCGGGCGGCTACGGCTACCCGCCGCCGTACGGCGCCTCGTACTGA